A genomic window from Algoriphagus sp. Y33 includes:
- the rhaM gene encoding L-rhamnose mutarotase gives MKLIPGFEEEYERRHREIWPELVTLLKDAGILDYQIFLDRETSSLFAFQVIEGEANSQELGSTWIVQRWWKHMADIMETNPDNSPISVELPNVFDLQNSISNDPKVQKLIFIHSTYTITISGVSTGREGSSCFRRMARNHPNCQTLDPLVVDGKRRG, from the coding sequence ATGAAACTGATCCCGGGTTTTGAAGAGGAATATGAAAGAAGACACCGGGAGATTTGGCCCGAACTGGTCACTTTACTCAAAGATGCCGGAATCCTGGATTACCAGATCTTTTTGGACAGGGAAACTTCCAGTCTATTTGCCTTTCAGGTGATTGAGGGGGAAGCTAATTCCCAAGAACTAGGCAGCACATGGATCGTCCAACGCTGGTGGAAACACATGGCTGATATCATGGAAACCAATCCAGACAACTCTCCTATTTCAGTAGAACTCCCAAACGTTTTTGATCTTCAAAACTCCATTTCCAATGACCCCAAAGTACAGAAGCTTATTTTTATTCACTCCACTTATACTATTACTATTTCTGGGGTCTCAACAGGTAGAGAAGGAAGTTCCTGCTTCCGGCGAATGGCCCGAAATCACCCAAACTGCCAAACCTTGGACCCGCTGGTGGTGGATGGGAAACGCCGTGGATGA
- a CDS encoding glycoside hydrolase family 28 protein, which translates to MKSIPFFSHSKNIFYLIFCLAIGLTQGCNSKTSYTGIEVVAEEDPWDLLPSIRAQIVAPEFKDQDFWITDFGAKMGGKFKNTDAFAAAIKACNEAGGGRVVVPEGTWLTGAIHLKSNVNLHLEDGALIQFSQDDKDYLPVVFSRWEGMELMNYSPFIYAFGQENIAVTGKGILDGNADMKNWWWWCGANHYGWKEGMGRQTEARMLLHQMVADEVPAEERIFGEGHYLRPQFVQFYKCKNILLQDVKLINSPMWNIHPVLSENITIERLRIETLGPNNDGVDPEACKNVLIKDTYFDTGDDCIAIKSGRNQDGRNIGVASENFIIEGCTMKEGHGGVVIGSEISGGAKNIYAQDLVMSSENLDRVLRIKTSSKRGGTVENVYMRNVKVGKYKEAAVRFNMFYEEEGDHIPQIKNVTVDNLQVEDGGKYAVMIDAYEESPVENFQMINSTINGVDEFFKVNHFINAKFKNVTINGKEVKQLVRTEE; encoded by the coding sequence ATGAAGTCAATTCCATTTTTCTCCCATTCAAAAAATATTTTCTATTTGATTTTTTGTCTTGCGATAGGTCTGACGCAAGGCTGTAATTCCAAAACTTCCTATACCGGGATAGAAGTTGTGGCCGAAGAAGATCCTTGGGATTTGCTGCCATCAATCCGTGCGCAGATCGTAGCTCCTGAATTTAAGGATCAGGACTTTTGGATTACTGATTTTGGAGCTAAAATGGGAGGGAAATTTAAGAATACCGATGCTTTTGCAGCAGCTATCAAGGCTTGCAATGAAGCTGGCGGTGGACGTGTGGTAGTACCCGAAGGAACATGGCTCACGGGAGCGATTCATCTCAAATCAAATGTCAATTTGCATTTGGAGGATGGGGCACTTATTCAGTTTAGTCAAGATGATAAGGATTATCTTCCTGTAGTATTTTCCCGCTGGGAAGGCATGGAGTTGATGAATTATTCGCCTTTTATTTACGCATTTGGGCAGGAAAATATAGCCGTGACGGGAAAAGGCATTTTGGATGGAAATGCAGATATGAAGAACTGGTGGTGGTGGTGCGGGGCAAACCATTACGGATGGAAAGAGGGCATGGGAAGACAGACCGAAGCCCGAATGCTGCTTCATCAAATGGTAGCCGATGAAGTGCCCGCTGAAGAGAGGATATTCGGTGAAGGGCATTACCTGCGTCCCCAGTTTGTACAGTTTTACAAGTGCAAAAACATTCTTCTTCAGGATGTGAAACTGATCAATTCACCGATGTGGAATATTCATCCTGTGTTGAGCGAAAATATCACGATCGAGAGATTGAGGATAGAAACACTGGGACCAAACAATGACGGAGTAGATCCGGAAGCCTGCAAAAATGTACTGATCAAGGATACTTATTTCGACACTGGCGATGATTGTATTGCGATCAAATCTGGCAGAAATCAGGACGGAAGAAACATAGGAGTGGCTTCTGAGAATTTTATCATCGAGGGATGTACGATGAAGGAAGGTCATGGGGGTGTGGTGATCGGATCAGAGATTTCCGGAGGAGCAAAGAATATTTATGCGCAGGACCTGGTGATGAGCAGCGAAAATCTGGATCGGGTTCTTCGTATCAAAACGAGTTCCAAGCGTGGTGGAACCGTGGAGAATGTCTATATGCGAAATGTGAAAGTGGGTAAATACAAGGAAGCAGCGGTGCGGTTCAATATGTTCTACGAAGAAGAAGGAGATCATATTCCTCAAATTAAGAATGTAACCGTGGATAATCTACAGGTGGAAGATGGTGGAAAATATGCGGTGATGATCGATGCTTACGAGGAATCTCCTGTGGAGAACTTTCAAATGATAAACAGCACTATCAATGGCGTGGATGAGTTTTTCAAGGTTAATCACTTTATAAACGCTAAATTTAAAAATGTCACAATCAATGGTAAAGAGGTGAAGCAGCTTGTGAGGACGGAGGAGTAG
- a CDS encoding AraC family transcriptional regulator yields MIIDRKHFDLNNKCVIEKLLIRAPFRYGEIFQNEACFLFIKDGESILNSSTEKLTIHVSESVLLKCGSYFAELIQKSEHQNCEIFAIHLHKGILKELYKDEVPSFVKPTGEKYFAQKIEKQDIIIHFIESLEFYFQNPTLVSDELLKLKIKELILVLLQTNNYENIISLFSHLFTPRKAGFKEVIQAHLFSNITIPELAVLSGRSLSAFKRDFESYFNDTPANYIKEQKLLKAKSLLASTDFSVSEICYEVGFSDTSHFAKLFKLKYNLTPTEHRRSKVSKII; encoded by the coding sequence ATGATAATCGACAGAAAACATTTTGACTTAAATAACAAATGTGTAATTGAAAAATTACTCATAAGGGCTCCATTTAGATATGGCGAGATTTTTCAAAATGAAGCTTGTTTCTTATTTATCAAGGACGGAGAAAGTATACTGAATTCTTCTACTGAGAAGTTGACCATCCATGTTTCAGAGAGTGTGCTGTTGAAATGTGGAAGTTATTTTGCGGAATTAATTCAAAAATCCGAACATCAGAATTGTGAAATTTTTGCAATACATCTTCATAAGGGCATTCTGAAAGAACTATACAAAGACGAAGTACCCAGCTTTGTTAAACCAACTGGTGAAAAATATTTTGCCCAAAAAATTGAAAAGCAGGACATCATAATTCACTTCATTGAAAGCTTGGAGTTCTACTTTCAGAATCCAACATTGGTTAGCGATGAATTATTGAAACTTAAAATAAAAGAACTTATACTAGTACTGCTTCAAACCAACAACTATGAAAATATCATCAGTTTATTTTCTCATTTGTTTACCCCGAGAAAAGCAGGTTTTAAGGAAGTAATTCAAGCCCATCTATTTTCAAACATTACAATACCGGAATTGGCAGTACTTTCAGGTCGAAGTTTATCTGCTTTTAAACGGGATTTTGAAAGTTATTTCAACGACACTCCTGCCAATTACATTAAAGAACAAAAACTTTTAAAGGCGAAGAGTTTGTTGGCATCAACGGATTTTTCTGTTAGTGAAATTTGTTATGAAGTTGGATTTAGTGACACTTCTCATTTTGCCAAATTATTTAAACTGAAATATAATTTGACTCCGACTGAACACCGAAGAAGTAAAGTTTCGAAGATCATTTGA